A window of Vibrio ishigakensis contains these coding sequences:
- the mutH gene encoding DNA mismatch repair endonuclease MutH translates to MNLPSPATEQELLIRAHHLTGYTLGELAQELGITPPKDLRRDKGWVGQLIERHLGAEAGSRPEQDFLHLGIELKTIPLSHSGAPLESTFVSVAPLTGISGLKWEECHVRQKLSRVLWIPVEGEREIPLSDRHVGVPLLWSPNQEQEQLLRNDWEELMEMIVLGRIHEISARHGEVMQIRPKAANSKALTDAFGESGKSIKTLPRGFYLRSSFTKQILLSALQAED, encoded by the coding sequence TTGAACCTACCCTCACCCGCTACCGAGCAAGAATTACTCATCCGAGCGCACCACCTTACCGGCTATACCCTAGGTGAATTAGCGCAAGAACTTGGTATCACGCCACCTAAAGATCTTCGTCGTGATAAGGGTTGGGTTGGACAATTGATCGAACGACATCTTGGTGCTGAGGCAGGTAGTCGCCCTGAGCAGGACTTCCTTCATCTCGGTATTGAACTGAAAACCATACCTTTGAGTCACAGCGGTGCTCCCCTTGAAAGCACCTTTGTAAGCGTAGCCCCACTAACCGGAATCTCAGGCTTAAAATGGGAAGAGTGCCATGTAAGGCAAAAGTTGAGTCGAGTTCTATGGATCCCAGTTGAAGGTGAGCGCGAGATCCCACTCAGTGACAGGCACGTAGGTGTGCCGCTTCTATGGTCGCCGAATCAAGAGCAGGAACAACTACTGCGCAACGACTGGGAAGAATTGATGGAGATGATCGTTTTAGGTCGGATCCATGAGATAAGCGCAAGGCACGGTGAGGTAATGCAGATAAGACCTAAGGCAGCCAACAGCAAAGCCTTGACCGACGCTTTTGGGGAATCAGGTAAAAGCATTAAGACGCTGCCACGCGGCTTTTATCTGCGTAGCAGTTTCACTAAACAAATCTTGTTGTCAGCACTACAAGCTGAGGACTAA
- the rppH gene encoding RNA pyrophosphohydrolase: MIDGDGYRLNVGIVICNNHGQVFWAKRYGQHSWQFPQGGIDDGETPEQAMYRELYEEVGLTKDDVRIVTTSRHWLRYRLPKRLVRWDSKPVCIGQKQKWFLLQLTCDESKVNMQKGHSPEFDGWRWVSYWYPVRQVVSFKRDVYRRAMKEFASFAMPFKDRKQNRKRKHRRG; the protein is encoded by the coding sequence GTGATCGATGGCGATGGTTACCGCTTAAATGTGGGAATCGTAATTTGTAATAACCACGGTCAAGTTTTTTGGGCTAAACGATACGGACAGCATTCTTGGCAATTTCCTCAAGGTGGCATAGATGATGGAGAGACTCCTGAACAAGCCATGTATCGCGAATTGTATGAAGAGGTTGGGCTAACTAAAGATGATGTAAGAATAGTGACTACCAGTCGACACTGGTTACGCTATCGCCTGCCTAAGCGGCTCGTTCGTTGGGATTCCAAGCCAGTCTGTATCGGTCAAAAGCAAAAATGGTTTTTGTTGCAACTGACCTGTGATGAATCAAAGGTCAATATGCAAAAAGGGCACTCTCCTGAGTTTGATGGATGGCGTTGGGTAAGTTATTGGTATCCAGTCAGACAAGTAGTTTCTTTCAAGCGAGACGTTTATCGTCGAGCAATGAAGGAATTCGCGTCTTTTGCTATGCCATTTAAAGACCGTAAACAAAACCGTAAACGAAAACACCGTAGAGGATAG
- the ptsP gene encoding phosphoenolpyruvate--protein phosphotransferase, whose protein sequence is MLNQLRDIVEHVSRVDDIHQALEVLVERTCHAVSSECCTIYLSNHQKQRLELMATKGLIFSGESLHVGFNQGLVGLVYRTAEPLNLARASVHPEYKFFPQLGEQIYQAFLATPIVYRKRVLGVMVIQQQAPRQFSEQEESFLVTLAAQLAVLIASEQNQGKWLLQHKRRPVLSGIAASNGIAIGPIWRESEEHSLSEVLPASAVDPEKDKEWLLLAIESALKEFRRLRKQLDSDLNKDALAIFDLFTHLLNDPKLRSDLLGQIDKGDSAEWALRQVIERFSNHFARMSDLYLQQRAQDVRELGQRLLYFLHNSQAQQIKLAEPMILVVNEMTTTLLASVPRDKLLGIVSSQGGVNSHAAILSRALGIPAVLGVQIAQDIPSDRAVVLDGYNGEVMPSPTAGQRKYYRKLLNEELEMRTKVESTATEPAVTKDGANIQVMMNAGLEVDENVALSQAVDGIGLYRTEVSFLLKQSFPSEDEQFYHYRQVLVRARSKPVVMRTLDVGGDKSLPYFPMEEENPFLGWRGIRFTLDHPDIFLIQIRAMLRASVGLSSKLKILLPMISCAKELDASLRLFEQAYAEISAAFPQVKKPEVGIMLEVPSTIYLLPVIADKIDFVSVGTNDLTQYLLAVDRNNAQVSELYEVMHPAVIMALKDIQTRCRQANLEVSVCGELAGDPLGVLLLLGLGFDQLSMNSANVARIKHLIRQTNLQDLEELAQLALTKAYAEDVQSLTQNYLKQQKLTGYVKPGKE, encoded by the coding sequence ATGCTGAATCAACTAAGGGATATAGTTGAGCATGTATCGCGGGTAGATGATATTCATCAAGCGCTGGAAGTGCTGGTGGAAAGAACATGTCATGCCGTGAGCAGTGAGTGTTGTACTATCTACCTATCTAACCACCAAAAGCAGCGCCTTGAGTTGATGGCAACCAAGGGGCTGATTTTTTCTGGTGAAAGCCTACATGTAGGTTTTAATCAGGGCCTAGTTGGTCTTGTTTATCGAACCGCAGAACCTCTAAACCTCGCACGTGCCTCTGTACATCCAGAATATAAGTTCTTCCCACAACTTGGGGAGCAAATCTATCAAGCCTTTTTAGCCACCCCTATCGTGTATCGAAAGCGCGTACTCGGGGTCATGGTTATCCAGCAACAAGCACCAAGACAGTTTAGTGAGCAAGAAGAGTCGTTTCTGGTTACTCTAGCGGCTCAGCTTGCGGTGTTGATCGCTAGTGAGCAAAACCAGGGAAAATGGCTACTGCAACACAAACGCAGACCAGTATTGAGTGGCATTGCGGCCAGCAATGGTATTGCTATTGGTCCAATCTGGCGTGAGAGTGAGGAGCACTCTCTTTCAGAAGTGTTGCCTGCCTCAGCGGTCGATCCTGAGAAGGATAAAGAGTGGCTGCTCCTAGCCATTGAGAGTGCATTAAAAGAGTTTCGACGCCTTAGAAAGCAACTCGATAGCGACCTTAACAAAGATGCGTTGGCAATCTTCGACCTGTTTACCCACCTTCTTAACGATCCAAAACTTCGCTCTGATCTCTTGGGACAGATAGATAAAGGGGACAGTGCTGAGTGGGCACTACGTCAGGTGATTGAGCGTTTCTCTAATCACTTCGCCCGTATGAGTGATCTTTATTTGCAGCAACGAGCACAAGATGTGCGTGAGTTAGGACAGAGGCTTCTCTATTTCTTGCACAACTCTCAGGCACAGCAGATAAAACTGGCTGAGCCTATGATCTTAGTGGTCAACGAGATGACTACCACTTTGCTAGCATCCGTACCTAGAGACAAACTGCTCGGGATTGTGTCATCGCAAGGAGGGGTAAACTCCCACGCGGCCATCTTGTCTCGCGCCTTGGGAATTCCTGCGGTATTGGGCGTACAGATAGCCCAAGATATCCCATCAGATCGTGCTGTGGTACTTGATGGCTATAACGGTGAGGTCATGCCTTCACCAACCGCGGGACAGAGAAAGTACTACCGCAAGCTCCTCAATGAAGAGCTTGAGATGCGCACTAAGGTCGAGTCTACGGCGACTGAACCGGCCGTGACTAAAGATGGTGCCAATATTCAGGTAATGATGAATGCGGGCCTTGAGGTCGATGAAAACGTGGCTCTTAGCCAAGCGGTAGACGGTATTGGTCTTTATCGTACAGAGGTTTCTTTTCTATTAAAGCAGTCTTTTCCATCCGAGGATGAACAGTTTTATCACTATCGTCAGGTGTTAGTTAGGGCGAGAAGTAAACCGGTTGTGATGCGTACGCTCGATGTCGGGGGAGATAAATCTCTTCCCTATTTCCCTATGGAGGAAGAGAACCCATTTCTTGGTTGGCGTGGCATCCGATTTACTCTAGATCACCCAGACATCTTTTTGATACAGATACGTGCCATGCTAAGGGCCAGCGTGGGGTTATCGAGCAAGCTTAAGATATTGCTACCGATGATCTCTTGCGCTAAAGAACTGGATGCGTCCTTGAGGCTGTTTGAGCAAGCCTATGCTGAGATATCAGCGGCTTTTCCTCAGGTAAAAAAACCTGAGGTGGGTATCATGCTTGAGGTGCCTTCAACCATTTATCTACTCCCTGTTATAGCGGACAAGATAGACTTTGTGTCTGTGGGGACCAACGACCTGACACAATACCTATTAGCAGTGGATCGTAACAATGCTCAAGTGTCTGAACTGTATGAGGTTATGCATCCAGCTGTTATCATGGCCCTGAAGGATATCCAAACTCGATGCAGGCAAGCGAATCTCGAGGTTTCTGTTTGTGGTGAGCTAGCCGGCGATCCTTTAGGGGTGTTATTGCTACTGGGCTTGGGCTTTGATCAGTTAAGCATGAACTCGGCCAACGTCGCTAGAATCAAGCACCTGATTCGACAGACTAATTTGCAAGACCTAGAAGAATTGGCTCAACTGGCGCTAACTAAAGCGTATGCGGAAGATGTGCAGAGCCTGACCCAAAACTATCTAAAACAACAAAAACTGACCGGCTATGTAAAACCCGGCAAAGAATAA
- a CDS encoding sulfite exporter TauE/SafE family protein: protein MMLELFLILLLVGSVVGVLAGLLGIGGGLIIVPSLLYLFPYFGIPQEFAMQMALATSLACVVFTSASSAFNHVRATNFDLTAVKSMLPGVIVGGFVGSFIAEWVPTEYLPRVFGTIVLGLSLQMFISVRGGKSKDMPPAFATFGAGGAIGAVSSLAGIGGGSLMVPFLNRHSVEMRKAIGSSSICGAVLAISGMLGFILHGTNVQGLPSYSMGFVYLPALLAISSCSVLTTRVGVKLASSLPTPVLKRFFAFLLLFIAIRMLFS from the coding sequence ATAATGTTAGAACTATTTTTAATCCTGCTTCTAGTAGGAAGTGTGGTCGGCGTGCTTGCCGGCCTACTTGGTATTGGTGGAGGGCTGATTATCGTGCCCTCCCTTTTATATCTATTTCCTTATTTCGGTATTCCGCAAGAGTTCGCAATGCAGATGGCATTGGCGACTTCTTTGGCATGCGTGGTATTTACTTCAGCCTCGTCGGCATTTAACCATGTGCGGGCGACTAACTTTGACCTCACTGCTGTGAAAAGTATGCTTCCAGGGGTTATTGTTGGCGGCTTTGTTGGTAGCTTCATCGCAGAGTGGGTGCCGACTGAGTACTTGCCTAGGGTGTTTGGCACAATAGTTCTCGGGCTATCGCTCCAGATGTTCATTTCGGTGCGTGGTGGCAAGAGCAAGGATATGCCGCCTGCTTTTGCAACCTTTGGCGCAGGCGGAGCTATAGGCGCGGTATCAAGCTTAGCTGGAATCGGTGGTGGTTCTTTAATGGTACCTTTCCTGAATCGTCATAGCGTTGAGATGCGTAAGGCTATTGGCTCTTCATCAATTTGTGGAGCGGTCCTGGCGATATCGGGAATGCTGGGTTTTATTTTGCACGGAACTAACGTGCAGGGCTTACCGTCCTATAGTATGGGCTTTGTTTACCTACCGGCATTGCTAGCAATATCATCATGCTCAGTGCTAACTACTCGCGTGGGTGTTAAGCTAGCCTCTAGTTTACCCACTCCAGTGCTTAAACGGTTTTTTGCTTTCTTGTTGCTATTCATTGCAATACGAATGCTGTTTAGTTGA
- the lgt gene encoding prolipoprotein diacylglyceryl transferase has translation MTQEFIAFPHIDPVLIELGPISIRWYGLMYLIGFAFAMWLANRRADQKGSGWNREQVSDLLFLSFLGVVVGGRVGYVIFYHFDLFLDNPLYLFQVWTGGMSFHGGLLGVISAMAIYAYRNGRTFFNVADFIAPLIPFGLGMGRLGNFMNDELWGRVTDVPWAVLFPSGGYLPRHPSQLYEAVLEGLVLFFILNFFIKKPRPAGAVSGLFLLGYGSFRFIVEYFREPDAHLGLFGDWISMGQILSSPMIFAGAIMMWWAYKYNKKSLQTQPSEEK, from the coding sequence ATGACTCAGGAATTTATCGCTTTTCCGCACATCGATCCTGTTCTTATTGAGCTAGGGCCTATCTCCATTCGCTGGTATGGATTGATGTATCTGATTGGCTTTGCATTTGCTATGTGGCTTGCAAATCGACGCGCTGACCAAAAGGGCAGTGGTTGGAATAGAGAGCAGGTATCCGATCTCTTGTTCTTAAGCTTCCTTGGTGTGGTTGTCGGTGGCCGTGTGGGTTATGTGATCTTCTATCACTTCGATCTCTTCTTAGATAATCCACTGTATCTGTTCCAAGTCTGGACTGGTGGCATGTCTTTCCATGGCGGCCTGCTAGGTGTGATTTCAGCTATGGCAATCTATGCGTATAGAAATGGCCGTACCTTCTTCAATGTTGCTGACTTTATCGCACCTCTGATCCCGTTTGGATTGGGTATGGGGCGTCTTGGTAACTTTATGAACGATGAGCTTTGGGGACGTGTAACCGATGTGCCTTGGGCTGTACTCTTCCCAAGTGGTGGTTATCTTCCTCGCCACCCGTCTCAGCTTTACGAAGCGGTACTTGAAGGCTTAGTGCTGTTCTTCATCTTGAACTTCTTTATCAAGAAACCTCGCCCAGCTGGCGCTGTTTCTGGCTTGTTCCTTCTTGGTTACGGCAGCTTCCGCTTTATAGTAGAATACTTCCGCGAACCCGATGCGCATCTGGGTCTATTCGGTGACTGGATTTCTATGGGACAGATTCTGTCGTCTCCAATGATCTTCGCCGGTGCAATCATGATGTGGTGGGCGTACAAGTACAATAAGAAGTCGTTGCAGACGCAACCAAGTGAGGAAAAATAA
- a CDS encoding thymidylate synthase — MKQYLDLCHRIVEEGHWVENERTGKRCLTVINTDLTYDVANNAFPLVTTRKSFWKAAVAELLGYIRGYDNATQFRELGTKTWDANANLNQAWLDNPHRKGEDDMGRVYGVQGRQWAKPDGGHIDQLRKIVDDLSRGVDDRGEILNFYNPGEFHMGCLRPCMYSHHFSLLGDTLYLNSTQRSCDVPLGLNFNMVQVYVFLAIMAQITGKKPGQAYHKIVNAHIYEDQLELMRDVQLKREPLDAPKFIINPEIKSLEDLETWVTLDDFSVEGYESHPAIKYPFSV, encoded by the coding sequence GTGAAGCAGTATCTAGATCTTTGCCACCGTATTGTTGAAGAGGGGCATTGGGTTGAAAACGAGCGTACAGGCAAGCGTTGTCTGACGGTTATCAACACTGACTTAACTTATGATGTTGCGAATAACGCTTTCCCTTTGGTTACGACGCGCAAGAGCTTCTGGAAGGCAGCGGTAGCTGAATTGCTAGGCTACATTCGAGGCTATGACAATGCGACTCAGTTTCGTGAGCTAGGTACTAAGACCTGGGATGCGAATGCGAACCTTAACCAAGCTTGGCTAGACAATCCACACCGTAAGGGTGAGGACGATATGGGGCGCGTATACGGTGTTCAAGGTCGTCAATGGGCTAAGCCAGACGGTGGTCATATCGACCAACTTCGTAAGATAGTAGATGACCTGTCTCGCGGTGTAGATGACCGAGGTGAAATCCTTAACTTTTATAACCCTGGCGAATTCCACATGGGCTGTTTACGTCCTTGTATGTACAGTCATCATTTCTCACTACTGGGCGATACTTTGTATCTAAACAGCACCCAACGCTCGTGTGATGTGCCACTAGGCCTTAACTTCAATATGGTTCAGGTTTATGTGTTCCTTGCCATCATGGCGCAGATCACAGGCAAGAAACCGGGTCAGGCGTATCATAAGATAGTGAATGCACATATCTATGAAGACCAGCTAGAGCTGATGCGTGATGTTCAGCTTAAACGTGAACCGTTGGATGCACCTAAGTTCATCATCAATCCTGAGATTAAATCTCTAGAAGACCTAGAAACCTGGGTAACCCTAGATGACTTCTCCGTTGAAGGGTATGAATCTCACCCAGCGATTAAATATCCATTCTCGGTGTAA